In Tamandua tetradactyla isolate mTamTet1 chromosome 7, mTamTet1.pri, whole genome shotgun sequence, the following are encoded in one genomic region:
- the HDAC7 gene encoding histone deacetylase 7 isoform X3, translating to MDLRVGQRPPVEPPPEPTLLALQHSQRLHHQLFLAGLQQQRAAEPMRISMDTPMPELQVGQQEQELRQLLNKDKSKRSAVASSVVKQKLAEVILKKQQAALERTVHPNSPSIPYRTLEPLETEGASCSMLSSFLPPVPSLPSDPPEHFPLRKTVSEPNLKLRYKPKKSLERRKNPLLRKESAPPSLRRRPADTLGDSSPSSSSTPASGCSSPNDSEHGPNPVLGSEALLGQRLRLQETSLAPFALPTVSLLPAITLGLPAPARADGDRRTHPTLGPRGPILGTPHAPLFLPPGLEPEAGGTLPSRLQPILLLDPSVSHAPLLTVPGLGPLPFHFAQSLLTTERLSGSGLHRPLSRTRSEPLPPSATASPPLGPLQPRPDRLKPHIQLIKRPAKPSEKPRLRQIPSAEDLETDGGGVGQVVDDGLEHRELSHGQSEARGPISLQQHQQVLLWEQQQQRLVGRLPRGGTGDPLLLPLAQGGHRSLSRAQSSPAAPASLPTPEPASQARVLPSTETPARTLPFTTGLVYDSVMLKHQCSCGDNSRHPEHAGRIQSIWSRLQERGLRSQCECLRGRKASLEELRSVHSERHMLLYGTNPLSRLKLDNGKLAGLLAERMFVMLPCGGVGVDTDTIWNELHSSNAARWAAGSVTDLAFKVASRELKNGFAVVRPPGHHADHSTAMGFCFFNSVAIACRQLQQQSKASKILIVDWDVHHGNGTQQTFYQDPSVLYISLHRHDDGNFFPGSGAVDEVGSGSGEGFNVNVAWAGGLDPPMGDPEYLAAFRMVVMPIAREFSPDLVLVSAGFDAAEGHPPPLGGYHVSAKCFGYLTQQLMNLAGGALVLALEGGHDLTAICDASEACVAALLGNKVDPLSEEGWKQKPNLNAIRSLEAVIRVHSKYWGCMQHLASCPDSWVPRGPGADPEEVEAVTALASLSVGILAEERSLPPGPPLAPPPRPSDQLVEEEEPMNL from the exons ATGGATCTGCGGGTGGGCCAGCGGCCCCCAGTGGAGCCCCCACCAGAGCCCACCCTGCTGGCCCTGCAGCATTCCCAGCGCCTGCACCACCAGCTCTTCCTAGCAGGCCTGCAGCAACAGCGCGCGGCAGAGCCCATGAGG ATCTCAATGGACACACCGATGCCTGAGTTGCAGGTGGGGCAGCAGGAGCAAGAGCTGCGACAGCTTCTCAATAAGGACAAAAGCAAGCGAA GCGCTGTAGCCAGCAGTGTGGTAAAGCAGAAGCTGGCAGAGGTGATACTGAAGAAACAGCAGGCAGCCCTAGAGAGAACAGTCCACCCCAATAGCCCCAGTATTCCCTACAG AACCCTAGAGCCTTTGGAGACGGAAGGCGCCTCCTGCTCCATGCTCAGCAGCTTTCTGCCTCCTGTTCCCAGCCTGCCCAGTGATCCCCCAGAACACTTCCCCCTGCGTAAGACAG TGTCCGAGCCCAACCTGAAGCTGCGCTACAAACCCAAGAAGTCCCTGGAGCGGAGGAAGAACCCGCTGCTGAGGAAGGAGAGTGCCCCGCCCAGTCTCCGGCGGCGGCCTGCGGACACGCTCGGGG ACTCCTCCCCCAGTAGTAGCAGCACTCCTGCGTCAGGGTGCAGCTCCCCCAATGACAGTGAGCATGGCCCCAACCCCGTCCTGGGCTCCGAG GCGCTCTTGGGCCAGCGGCTGCGGCTGCAGGAGACCTCTCTGGCTCCGTTCGCCTTGCCGACAGTGTCCTTGCTGCCCGCAATCACGCTGGGGCTGCCTGCCCCGGCCAGG GCTGATGGTGACCGCAGGACCCATCCAACTCTGGGCCCTCGGGGGCCGATCCTGGGGACCCCCCATGCTCCCCTCTTCCTGCCTCCTGGCCTGGAGCCCGAGGCTGGGGGCACCTTGCCTTCCCGCCTGCAGCCCATTCTCCTCCTGGATCCCTCAGTCTCCCACGCCCCACTGCTGACTG TGCCTGGGCTTGGGCCCCTGCCCTTCCACTTTGCCCAGTCCCTACTGACCACTGAGCGGCTCTCTGGGTCAGGCCTCCACCGGCCACTGAGCCGGACTCGCTCAGAGCCCCTGCCCCCCAGCGCCACGGCTTCCCCACCGCTGGGTCCCCTGCAGCCCCGTCCAGATCGGCTCAAACCTCACATCCAGCTGATCAAG AGGCCAGCTAAGCCAAGCGAGAAGCCCCGACTGCGGCAGATACCCTCGGCTGAGGACCTAGAGACAGATGGCGGGGGAGTGGGGCAGGTGGTGGATGATGGCCTCGAACATAGAGAGCTGAGCCATGGGCAGTCTGAGGCCAGAGGCCCTATTTCCCTCCAGCAGCACCAGCAG GTGCTTCTctgggagcagcagcagcagcgacTGGTGGGCCGGCTCCCCCGAGGAGGCACTGGAGACCCGTTGCTGCTGCCCCTGGCCCAGGGCGGACACCGGTCCCTCTCTAGGGCTCAGTCTTCCCCAGCTGCTCCTGCATCGCTGCCAACCCCCGAGCCCGCTAGCCAGGCCCGCGTCCTTCCCAGCACAGAGACCCCTGCCCGGACCCTGCCCTTCACCACAG GGCTGGTCTATGACTCGGTGATGCTGAAGCACCAGTGCTCCTGCGGGGACAACAGCAGGCACCCAGAGCATGCCGGCCGCATCCAGAGCATCTGGTCCCGGCTGCAGGAGCGGGGGCTCCGGAGCCAGTGTGAG TGTCTCCGGGGCCGGAAGGCCTCCCTGGAAGAGCTGCGGTCGGTACACTCTGAGCGGCACATGCTCCTCTATGGCACTAACCCTCTCAGCCGCCTCAAATTGGACAACGGGAAGCTGGCAG GGCTCCTGGCAGAGCGGATGTTTGTGATGCTGCCCTGTGGCGGGGTTGGG GTGGACACTGACACCATCTGGAACGAGCTGCATTCCTCCAACGCAGCCCGCTGGGCTGCCGGCAGCGTCACTGACCTCGCTTTCAAAGTGGCTTCCCGTGAGCTAAAG AATGGTTTTGCTGTAGTGCGACCCCCGGGACACCATGCAGATCACTCAACAGCCAT GGGCTTCTGCTTCTTCAACTCTGTGGCCATCGCCTGCCGGCAGCTGCAACAACAAAGCAAGGCCAGCAAGATCCTCATTGTGGACTGG GACGTCCACCATGGCAATGGCACCCAGCAAACCTTCTACCAGGACCCCAGTGTGCTCTACATCTCTCTTCATCGCCATGACGACGGCAACTTCTTCCCAGGCAGTGGGGCTGTGGATGAG GTGGGATCTGGCAGTGGTGAGGGTTTCAATGTCAATGTGGCCTGGGCTGGAGGTCTGGACCCCCCCATGGGGGACCCTGAGTACTTGGCTGCCTTTAG AATGGTTGTGATGCCCATCGCCCGAGAGTTCTCTCCAGACCTGGTCCTGGTGTCAGCTGGATTTGATGCTGCCGAGGGTCACCCGCCCCCACTGGGTGGCTACCACGTTTCTGCCAAAT GTTTTGGGTACCTGACGCAGCAGCTGATGAACTTGGCAGGGGGTGCACTGGTGCTGGCCTTGGAGGGGGGCCATGACCTCACAGCCATCTGTGATGCCTCCGAGGCCTGTGTGGCCGCTCTTCTGGGCAACAAG GTGGATCCCCTCTCAGAAGAAGGCTGGAAACAGAAACCCAACCTCAACGCCATCCGCTCCCTGGAAGCCGTGATCCGAGTACACA GTAAATATTGGGGCTGCATGCAGCACCTGGCCTCCTGTCCAGACTCCTGGGTGCCCAGGGGGCCGGGGGCCGACCCAGAAGAAGTGGAGGCAGTGACCGCGCTGGCATCGCTATCCGTGGGCATCCTGGCGGAAGAGCGGTCCCTGCCCCCAGGccctcccctggcccctccccccaggccctCAGACCAGctggtggaggaggaggaaccTATGAATCTCTGA
- the HDAC7 gene encoding histone deacetylase 7 isoform X1, with amino-acid sequence MHSPGTDGTQVSPGTHCPSAPGTGCLPPRADTLGLQPQPMDLRVGQRPPVEPPPEPTLLALQHSQRLHHQLFLAGLQQQRAAEPMRISMDTPMPELQVGQQEQELRQLLNKDKSKRSAVASSVVKQKLAEVILKKQQAALERTVHPNSPSIPYRTLEPLETEGASCSMLSSFLPPVPSLPSDPPEHFPLRKTVSEPNLKLRYKPKKSLERRKNPLLRKESAPPSLRRRPADTLGDSSPSSSSTPASGCSSPNDSEHGPNPVLGSEALLGQRLRLQETSLAPFALPTVSLLPAITLGLPAPARADGDRRTHPTLGPRGPILGTPHAPLFLPPGLEPEAGGTLPSRLQPILLLDPSVSHAPLLTVPGLGPLPFHFAQSLLTTERLSGSGLHRPLSRTRSEPLPPSATASPPLGPLQPRPDRLKPHIQLIKRPAKPSEKPRLRQIPSAEDLETDGGGVGQVVDDGLEHRELSHGQSEARGPISLQQHQQVLLWEQQQQRLVGRLPRGGTGDPLLLPLAQGGHRSLSRAQSSPAAPASLPTPEPASQARVLPSTETPARTLPFTTGLVYDSVMLKHQCSCGDNSRHPEHAGRIQSIWSRLQERGLRSQCECLRGRKASLEELRSVHSERHMLLYGTNPLSRLKLDNGKLAGLLAERMFVMLPCGGVGVDTDTIWNELHSSNAARWAAGSVTDLAFKVASRELKNGFAVVRPPGHHADHSTAMGFCFFNSVAIACRQLQQQSKASKILIVDWDVHHGNGTQQTFYQDPSVLYISLHRHDDGNFFPGSGAVDEVGSGSGEGFNVNVAWAGGLDPPMGDPEYLAAFRMVVMPIAREFSPDLVLVSAGFDAAEGHPPPLGGYHVSAKCFGYLTQQLMNLAGGALVLALEGGHDLTAICDASEACVAALLGNKVDPLSEEGWKQKPNLNAIRSLEAVIRVHSKYWGCMQHLASCPDSWVPRGPGADPEEVEAVTALASLSVGILAEERSLPPGPPLAPPPRPSDQLVEEEEPMNL; translated from the exons GCTGCCTCCCACCCCGTGCTGACACGCTAGGCCTTCAGCCGCAGCCCATGGATCTGCGGGTGGGCCAGCGGCCCCCAGTGGAGCCCCCACCAGAGCCCACCCTGCTGGCCCTGCAGCATTCCCAGCGCCTGCACCACCAGCTCTTCCTAGCAGGCCTGCAGCAACAGCGCGCGGCAGAGCCCATGAGG ATCTCAATGGACACACCGATGCCTGAGTTGCAGGTGGGGCAGCAGGAGCAAGAGCTGCGACAGCTTCTCAATAAGGACAAAAGCAAGCGAA GCGCTGTAGCCAGCAGTGTGGTAAAGCAGAAGCTGGCAGAGGTGATACTGAAGAAACAGCAGGCAGCCCTAGAGAGAACAGTCCACCCCAATAGCCCCAGTATTCCCTACAG AACCCTAGAGCCTTTGGAGACGGAAGGCGCCTCCTGCTCCATGCTCAGCAGCTTTCTGCCTCCTGTTCCCAGCCTGCCCAGTGATCCCCCAGAACACTTCCCCCTGCGTAAGACAG TGTCCGAGCCCAACCTGAAGCTGCGCTACAAACCCAAGAAGTCCCTGGAGCGGAGGAAGAACCCGCTGCTGAGGAAGGAGAGTGCCCCGCCCAGTCTCCGGCGGCGGCCTGCGGACACGCTCGGGG ACTCCTCCCCCAGTAGTAGCAGCACTCCTGCGTCAGGGTGCAGCTCCCCCAATGACAGTGAGCATGGCCCCAACCCCGTCCTGGGCTCCGAG GCGCTCTTGGGCCAGCGGCTGCGGCTGCAGGAGACCTCTCTGGCTCCGTTCGCCTTGCCGACAGTGTCCTTGCTGCCCGCAATCACGCTGGGGCTGCCTGCCCCGGCCAGG GCTGATGGTGACCGCAGGACCCATCCAACTCTGGGCCCTCGGGGGCCGATCCTGGGGACCCCCCATGCTCCCCTCTTCCTGCCTCCTGGCCTGGAGCCCGAGGCTGGGGGCACCTTGCCTTCCCGCCTGCAGCCCATTCTCCTCCTGGATCCCTCAGTCTCCCACGCCCCACTGCTGACTG TGCCTGGGCTTGGGCCCCTGCCCTTCCACTTTGCCCAGTCCCTACTGACCACTGAGCGGCTCTCTGGGTCAGGCCTCCACCGGCCACTGAGCCGGACTCGCTCAGAGCCCCTGCCCCCCAGCGCCACGGCTTCCCCACCGCTGGGTCCCCTGCAGCCCCGTCCAGATCGGCTCAAACCTCACATCCAGCTGATCAAG AGGCCAGCTAAGCCAAGCGAGAAGCCCCGACTGCGGCAGATACCCTCGGCTGAGGACCTAGAGACAGATGGCGGGGGAGTGGGGCAGGTGGTGGATGATGGCCTCGAACATAGAGAGCTGAGCCATGGGCAGTCTGAGGCCAGAGGCCCTATTTCCCTCCAGCAGCACCAGCAG GTGCTTCTctgggagcagcagcagcagcgacTGGTGGGCCGGCTCCCCCGAGGAGGCACTGGAGACCCGTTGCTGCTGCCCCTGGCCCAGGGCGGACACCGGTCCCTCTCTAGGGCTCAGTCTTCCCCAGCTGCTCCTGCATCGCTGCCAACCCCCGAGCCCGCTAGCCAGGCCCGCGTCCTTCCCAGCACAGAGACCCCTGCCCGGACCCTGCCCTTCACCACAG GGCTGGTCTATGACTCGGTGATGCTGAAGCACCAGTGCTCCTGCGGGGACAACAGCAGGCACCCAGAGCATGCCGGCCGCATCCAGAGCATCTGGTCCCGGCTGCAGGAGCGGGGGCTCCGGAGCCAGTGTGAG TGTCTCCGGGGCCGGAAGGCCTCCCTGGAAGAGCTGCGGTCGGTACACTCTGAGCGGCACATGCTCCTCTATGGCACTAACCCTCTCAGCCGCCTCAAATTGGACAACGGGAAGCTGGCAG GGCTCCTGGCAGAGCGGATGTTTGTGATGCTGCCCTGTGGCGGGGTTGGG GTGGACACTGACACCATCTGGAACGAGCTGCATTCCTCCAACGCAGCCCGCTGGGCTGCCGGCAGCGTCACTGACCTCGCTTTCAAAGTGGCTTCCCGTGAGCTAAAG AATGGTTTTGCTGTAGTGCGACCCCCGGGACACCATGCAGATCACTCAACAGCCAT GGGCTTCTGCTTCTTCAACTCTGTGGCCATCGCCTGCCGGCAGCTGCAACAACAAAGCAAGGCCAGCAAGATCCTCATTGTGGACTGG GACGTCCACCATGGCAATGGCACCCAGCAAACCTTCTACCAGGACCCCAGTGTGCTCTACATCTCTCTTCATCGCCATGACGACGGCAACTTCTTCCCAGGCAGTGGGGCTGTGGATGAG GTGGGATCTGGCAGTGGTGAGGGTTTCAATGTCAATGTGGCCTGGGCTGGAGGTCTGGACCCCCCCATGGGGGACCCTGAGTACTTGGCTGCCTTTAG AATGGTTGTGATGCCCATCGCCCGAGAGTTCTCTCCAGACCTGGTCCTGGTGTCAGCTGGATTTGATGCTGCCGAGGGTCACCCGCCCCCACTGGGTGGCTACCACGTTTCTGCCAAAT GTTTTGGGTACCTGACGCAGCAGCTGATGAACTTGGCAGGGGGTGCACTGGTGCTGGCCTTGGAGGGGGGCCATGACCTCACAGCCATCTGTGATGCCTCCGAGGCCTGTGTGGCCGCTCTTCTGGGCAACAAG GTGGATCCCCTCTCAGAAGAAGGCTGGAAACAGAAACCCAACCTCAACGCCATCCGCTCCCTGGAAGCCGTGATCCGAGTACACA GTAAATATTGGGGCTGCATGCAGCACCTGGCCTCCTGTCCAGACTCCTGGGTGCCCAGGGGGCCGGGGGCCGACCCAGAAGAAGTGGAGGCAGTGACCGCGCTGGCATCGCTATCCGTGGGCATCCTGGCGGAAGAGCGGTCCCTGCCCCCAGGccctcccctggcccctccccccaggccctCAGACCAGctggtggaggaggaggaaccTATGAATCTCTGA
- the HDAC7 gene encoding histone deacetylase 7 isoform X2, protein MLLTSPQAGPSRQEPEGGRREFPEDGTQVSPGTHCPSAPGTGCLPPRADTLGLQPQPMDLRVGQRPPVEPPPEPTLLALQHSQRLHHQLFLAGLQQQRAAEPMRISMDTPMPELQVGQQEQELRQLLNKDKSKRSAVASSVVKQKLAEVILKKQQAALERTVHPNSPSIPYRTLEPLETEGASCSMLSSFLPPVPSLPSDPPEHFPLRKTVSEPNLKLRYKPKKSLERRKNPLLRKESAPPSLRRRPADTLGDSSPSSSSTPASGCSSPNDSEHGPNPVLGSEADGDRRTHPTLGPRGPILGTPHAPLFLPPGLEPEAGGTLPSRLQPILLLDPSVSHAPLLTVPGLGPLPFHFAQSLLTTERLSGSGLHRPLSRTRSEPLPPSATASPPLGPLQPRPDRLKPHIQLIKRPAKPSEKPRLRQIPSAEDLETDGGGVGQVVDDGLEHRELSHGQSEARGPISLQQHQQVLLWEQQQQRLVGRLPRGGTGDPLLLPLAQGGHRSLSRAQSSPAAPASLPTPEPASQARVLPSTETPARTLPFTTGLVYDSVMLKHQCSCGDNSRHPEHAGRIQSIWSRLQERGLRSQCECLRGRKASLEELRSVHSERHMLLYGTNPLSRLKLDNGKLAGLLAERMFVMLPCGGVGVDTDTIWNELHSSNAARWAAGSVTDLAFKVASRELKNGFAVVRPPGHHADHSTAMGFCFFNSVAIACRQLQQQSKASKILIVDWDVHHGNGTQQTFYQDPSVLYISLHRHDDGNFFPGSGAVDEVGSGSGEGFNVNVAWAGGLDPPMGDPEYLAAFRMVVMPIAREFSPDLVLVSAGFDAAEGHPPPLGGYHVSAKCFGYLTQQLMNLAGGALVLALEGGHDLTAICDASEACVAALLGNKVDPLSEEGWKQKPNLNAIRSLEAVIRVHSKYWGCMQHLASCPDSWVPRGPGADPEEVEAVTALASLSVGILAEERSLPPGPPLAPPPRPSDQLVEEEEPMNL, encoded by the exons GCTGCCTCCCACCCCGTGCTGACACGCTAGGCCTTCAGCCGCAGCCCATGGATCTGCGGGTGGGCCAGCGGCCCCCAGTGGAGCCCCCACCAGAGCCCACCCTGCTGGCCCTGCAGCATTCCCAGCGCCTGCACCACCAGCTCTTCCTAGCAGGCCTGCAGCAACAGCGCGCGGCAGAGCCCATGAGG ATCTCAATGGACACACCGATGCCTGAGTTGCAGGTGGGGCAGCAGGAGCAAGAGCTGCGACAGCTTCTCAATAAGGACAAAAGCAAGCGAA GCGCTGTAGCCAGCAGTGTGGTAAAGCAGAAGCTGGCAGAGGTGATACTGAAGAAACAGCAGGCAGCCCTAGAGAGAACAGTCCACCCCAATAGCCCCAGTATTCCCTACAG AACCCTAGAGCCTTTGGAGACGGAAGGCGCCTCCTGCTCCATGCTCAGCAGCTTTCTGCCTCCTGTTCCCAGCCTGCCCAGTGATCCCCCAGAACACTTCCCCCTGCGTAAGACAG TGTCCGAGCCCAACCTGAAGCTGCGCTACAAACCCAAGAAGTCCCTGGAGCGGAGGAAGAACCCGCTGCTGAGGAAGGAGAGTGCCCCGCCCAGTCTCCGGCGGCGGCCTGCGGACACGCTCGGGG ACTCCTCCCCCAGTAGTAGCAGCACTCCTGCGTCAGGGTGCAGCTCCCCCAATGACAGTGAGCATGGCCCCAACCCCGTCCTGGGCTCCGAG GCTGATGGTGACCGCAGGACCCATCCAACTCTGGGCCCTCGGGGGCCGATCCTGGGGACCCCCCATGCTCCCCTCTTCCTGCCTCCTGGCCTGGAGCCCGAGGCTGGGGGCACCTTGCCTTCCCGCCTGCAGCCCATTCTCCTCCTGGATCCCTCAGTCTCCCACGCCCCACTGCTGACTG TGCCTGGGCTTGGGCCCCTGCCCTTCCACTTTGCCCAGTCCCTACTGACCACTGAGCGGCTCTCTGGGTCAGGCCTCCACCGGCCACTGAGCCGGACTCGCTCAGAGCCCCTGCCCCCCAGCGCCACGGCTTCCCCACCGCTGGGTCCCCTGCAGCCCCGTCCAGATCGGCTCAAACCTCACATCCAGCTGATCAAG AGGCCAGCTAAGCCAAGCGAGAAGCCCCGACTGCGGCAGATACCCTCGGCTGAGGACCTAGAGACAGATGGCGGGGGAGTGGGGCAGGTGGTGGATGATGGCCTCGAACATAGAGAGCTGAGCCATGGGCAGTCTGAGGCCAGAGGCCCTATTTCCCTCCAGCAGCACCAGCAG GTGCTTCTctgggagcagcagcagcagcgacTGGTGGGCCGGCTCCCCCGAGGAGGCACTGGAGACCCGTTGCTGCTGCCCCTGGCCCAGGGCGGACACCGGTCCCTCTCTAGGGCTCAGTCTTCCCCAGCTGCTCCTGCATCGCTGCCAACCCCCGAGCCCGCTAGCCAGGCCCGCGTCCTTCCCAGCACAGAGACCCCTGCCCGGACCCTGCCCTTCACCACAG GGCTGGTCTATGACTCGGTGATGCTGAAGCACCAGTGCTCCTGCGGGGACAACAGCAGGCACCCAGAGCATGCCGGCCGCATCCAGAGCATCTGGTCCCGGCTGCAGGAGCGGGGGCTCCGGAGCCAGTGTGAG TGTCTCCGGGGCCGGAAGGCCTCCCTGGAAGAGCTGCGGTCGGTACACTCTGAGCGGCACATGCTCCTCTATGGCACTAACCCTCTCAGCCGCCTCAAATTGGACAACGGGAAGCTGGCAG GGCTCCTGGCAGAGCGGATGTTTGTGATGCTGCCCTGTGGCGGGGTTGGG GTGGACACTGACACCATCTGGAACGAGCTGCATTCCTCCAACGCAGCCCGCTGGGCTGCCGGCAGCGTCACTGACCTCGCTTTCAAAGTGGCTTCCCGTGAGCTAAAG AATGGTTTTGCTGTAGTGCGACCCCCGGGACACCATGCAGATCACTCAACAGCCAT GGGCTTCTGCTTCTTCAACTCTGTGGCCATCGCCTGCCGGCAGCTGCAACAACAAAGCAAGGCCAGCAAGATCCTCATTGTGGACTGG GACGTCCACCATGGCAATGGCACCCAGCAAACCTTCTACCAGGACCCCAGTGTGCTCTACATCTCTCTTCATCGCCATGACGACGGCAACTTCTTCCCAGGCAGTGGGGCTGTGGATGAG GTGGGATCTGGCAGTGGTGAGGGTTTCAATGTCAATGTGGCCTGGGCTGGAGGTCTGGACCCCCCCATGGGGGACCCTGAGTACTTGGCTGCCTTTAG AATGGTTGTGATGCCCATCGCCCGAGAGTTCTCTCCAGACCTGGTCCTGGTGTCAGCTGGATTTGATGCTGCCGAGGGTCACCCGCCCCCACTGGGTGGCTACCACGTTTCTGCCAAAT GTTTTGGGTACCTGACGCAGCAGCTGATGAACTTGGCAGGGGGTGCACTGGTGCTGGCCTTGGAGGGGGGCCATGACCTCACAGCCATCTGTGATGCCTCCGAGGCCTGTGTGGCCGCTCTTCTGGGCAACAAG GTGGATCCCCTCTCAGAAGAAGGCTGGAAACAGAAACCCAACCTCAACGCCATCCGCTCCCTGGAAGCCGTGATCCGAGTACACA GTAAATATTGGGGCTGCATGCAGCACCTGGCCTCCTGTCCAGACTCCTGGGTGCCCAGGGGGCCGGGGGCCGACCCAGAAGAAGTGGAGGCAGTGACCGCGCTGGCATCGCTATCCGTGGGCATCCTGGCGGAAGAGCGGTCCCTGCCCCCAGGccctcccctggcccctccccccaggccctCAGACCAGctggtggaggaggaggaaccTATGAATCTCTGA